The following nucleotide sequence is from Nitratidesulfovibrio termitidis HI1.
CATGCTCGGCGGGCTTGGCCTGTACGCCCGCACGCCGGGCCTTGCGAACATGCTGGCCGACCTGCGCGCGGCGGGCGTGTTCGTGATCATTCTGCTCACGGCGGGGATCACCTATCTGGCCCGCCCCAGCGCCCTGCTGGACATGCCGCGCGGCAACGCGGAACCGTGGGACCGCTACATGCTGTACGCCATCTTTGCCGCCTTCGTGCTGGCCTTCATCACCCGCTCGCAGCCGCTGATTTCGGGCATGCTGCTGGCGGCGCTGTTCATCGTGCGCGGCAGTCTGCAACAGGCTGCCCACAACGCACGCCAGTAAGCGCCGCCTTCGCTCCGCCCTTTATGTCGCCACGTTACGGCCGTCTCCGATGGAGGCGGCCGTTTTCATGCCGGTCTGCCTCGCTGACCGGTCATATCTGCCTGCCCTTCCTGCGCCCGTTGCGCGTATCCGTCATGCCCGTCATGCCCGGCGTGCTCCTTCATTTCATTCGCGTCGATTTGAGCGGTACCGCAATCCGTTCCGCCAGCATTCTCCCTGACCTAGCCAGCACGGCGCACTGCGCATGCGGGCGTGGCGTCGCCTGACCGCAGGCATTTCTGGGGCGGCGGTCGACCGCCCTCTCCTTCATCCCAGCAATGAAAAGGGGGAGCACCCGAAGGCGCTCCCCCTGCACGGCAAGGTCGGCTGCGTGCCCTGCTACAGCAGGTACAGGTACGGAATGGCCACGTAGACCAGCGTGCCCAGCACCAGCACGTAGCCCACGCACACGGCCAGGGTGCGGTTCATGATGCGCCCTTCGTACCCGGTAAGGCCGGTGGCGGCAGTGGCCACGGCGATGGACTGGGGCGAGATCATCTTGCCCGCGGTGGCCCCGGCGGCGGATGCGGAAACGATCCACGCGCTGTCGATGCTGATGCGGTTGGCCACTTCCATCTGCAACTGCCCGAAGAGCACGTTGGACGAGGTGTCGCTGCCGGTGACGAAGGTGCCCAGCGCGCCGAGCAGCGGCGAGATGAACGGGAAGTAGCTGCTGGTGGAATCGGCCACGGCGATGGCGATGGTGTTGATCATGCCGCTGGTGGCCATGACCTTGGCCAGCGCCACGATGGAAACCACGGTGATGCCCGAGTACACCAGCTTTTTGGCGGTGCTGCCGAGCACGCCGGTGATTTCGCGCACCTTCACGCCCTGGATCATGCCGCCGATGTAGGTGGCGATGATGATCAGCGCGCCGGGGGTGGCGATCCACTTGAAGGTGAAGGGATTGTCGCCGTAGATGCGCACGGTGGTCTTCACGGAGCCCAGGGTGTCGCGGATGGCCGGGAACAGGTTGCTGCACAGGATGATGAAGGCGAACACCAGGATGTACGGCAGCCAGGCCTTCACCTTCTCGGCGGTGGGAATGGGGGCGACTGCGGCGGCGGTGTCGCGGTGGAACAGGCGTGCCCAGACGATGGTGGCGATCATGCTGCACACGCTGCCGATGAGGCACGGCAGTTCGGCGCCCATGTACTTGGCGGTGTACAGCTGCGGAAAGGCGAAGGCCAGGCCGGAGACCAGGGTGGCCCAGAACACGCCCTTGATGCCCTTGAACCCGGAGGTAAGAATGACCAGCAGGTAGGTGATCAGCACGATGAACACGAACAGCTGCAACGCGGTGTAGTAGCTGATGGTTTCCACCGGCAGGCCGGTGACGCCCGCCATGGTCACGATGGGAATGCCGATGGCGCCGAAGGCCGTGGGCACGGTGTTGGCCACCAGGCAGATCACCGCGGCGAACATGGGCTGAAAGCCCATGGCGGCAAGGATGCTGGCGGGAATGGCCACGGCGGTGCCGTACCCGGCCACTCCTTCGAGAAAGCCGCCGAAGCCCCAGGCCACGATGAGCACCAGCAGGCGCTTGTCGGTGGTGATGGACGAGAGCATGCGGGTGATCACGTCCATGCTGCCGGTGTGGCGGGCAAGGTTGTAGGTGAACACGGCGGCGATGATGACGATCATGATCGGCCACAGGGCCATGGCCGCCCCTTCGAGCGCGGCGGAAAGGGCCATGACGGCGGGCATCTTCCACCAGCCGAACACGGCAAGGGCCAGCGTGCAGACCAGCGTGAGCGCACAGGTGCGATAGGCAGGCAGCTTGAGCACGACGAGCGAGAAGATCAGCCAGACGATGGGGGCGAGCGCTGCCGCCAGTTGCAGATAATCCATGGACGCCATTGTGGGATGCACCTCCGAAGTGAGCGTTCACGACATTCGGCACGTCCTCACGCCACGCCGAATGTATTGGTTGATTAAGCAATGAGCGGGGTGGTAGCATTTCGACTTGGCAGCGTCAAGACTCGAGGCAGGTGTTTTCCATGAAGCTGCGGCGCATGCATGGTATGAAGTGGTACACTCTCCATGCGATGCGCTTACGCTACGGTGTATGATCCATGTAGTTCACAGCATACGCAAGATTTTCGTCAGAACATGAGCGACATGTTGCATGAAAACAGCCAGCAAATGGAAACGGCTTCGGATGTTGTACATCCAAAGCCGTTTCATTGTGTATGCTTCGTGTCGTATGGTATCTGCATGTCACGTATGTAACGTGATGCGTGAAAAAAGCATCATGCCTCGTCGTCGTCTTCGAAGTGGCTATGCTTGGCGTTGACGCCACGGACGGCAAAAAACACGCTCTCCCCGATGTTGGTGGAAAGGTCGCCGATGCGTTCCAGCCTGCGGCAGATGATCAGGAACGACAGCGCCGCTTCGATCTTTTCGGGGTTGGCCTTCATGTACTGCACGACCTTCAGGGTGAGTTGGCGCAACCCGCAATCCACGCCTTCGTCCAGTTCGGCCAGCCTGCGGCCCCGGTCCGCGTCCATGTCCACCACGCACTGCACCGCCTGGTGCACCATGTTGCGCACCAGCGGCACGTATTCCTTGAAGTCCCCGTCGAAGGGCAACGGCGGCAGGGCCACCAGGGGCATGGTGCGTTCGGCGATGTTGGCGGCCTCATCGGCCATGCGCTCGATGTCGTTGGCGATACGCATGGTGGCCAGCACCGTGCGCAGGTCTTGCGCCAGTGGCCCTTCGCGGGCCAGAAGGCGCATGCCCATCTCGTCGATGCAGGTTTCCATCTCGTTGATGGCATGATCGTGCGAGGCGACGGACCAGGCTCTGGCTTCGTCGCGCTGGCAGTAGGCTTCGATGCAGCTGTCGATGGCCTGCTCCACCGTGGCGAGCATGGCCAGCAGCTTGTGGCGCAGAGCGTCGAGACGGTCGGTGGTCAGGTTCCGGGCGGGGGCCATGGCGCACTCCTTCCGTTGGGGGCCGCATGCTGGATGCGTCCCGCATGTGCTTTCTTTCACGTGGATCATGCCATCTTTCAGGCCGGGGCGAAACCCCCTGAGCGTGGGGTTTTCCCGGTAACGCGGTGGGCGCTGTCGGCAACGGGCGGGAACCGTGCTTCGCGATAGACGTTCGCCATAACGAAAGCGCCCCGGCGGGTGGGCCGGGGCGCGCGGAATACGGCGTATGGCGGGCCCGGCGCTAGCGGCGCGCGCCCTCGAAGGCGATGGAAACGATCTCGTAGCTGATGCGGCCGCGCGGGGCGTCCACCACGATCTCGTCGCCTTCTTCCTTGCCCAGCAGCGCGCGCGCCACCGGCGAAAGGATGGAAATGCTGCCTTGGGAATAATCGGCCTCGTCCGGGCCGAGTAGCGTGTAGCGCTTGGATTCGCCGCTGTCGAGGTCCTCGATTTCCACGGTGGCGCCAAACATCACCTTGTCGCCGGACAGGCTGTCCAGATTGATGACGTTGAACTGGGCCATGCGCGATTCGATGTACGAGATGCGGGCTTCGAGCATGCCCTGCCGTTCGCGGGCGGCGTCGTAACCGGCGTTTTCTTTCAGATCGCCTTCTTCGCGGGCTTCCTTGATGGCCTGGATGATCGCCGGGCGTTCCGACTTCAGGCGTTCCAGTTCCTTCATCAGTCGATCGTAGCCTTCGGTGGAAATGGGGATGCTGCTCATGCTCGTTCCTTGAAATGTCTGGGCATGGTCTGTTGCCGGGCAAAAAGAAAGTGTCCCGCCGACGGGGCAAACCCCGCGCAGCGGCACAGTTCGGCACCGTCATCCGACGGCACGTTGCACAATATAGGGCAGCCGGGCGTGCCGGTCAAGATGCCGAGAGGCGGCAACCGGCTTGTCGTTCGCGAGGGGGCACGGGGCCCTGGTTGACCGTGCGCGAAACCTGCGGCATCGTCAGAATGGACATACCCCCCAAAACGCACGGCGCGTGCCTGCCCACGGCCGCGCCATACCCGGAGGCCGTCATGCCCGAATACACCGCCACCCTGCTCGTCCGCGGCGAAGTTTGCGACTACGATCCCGAGGAACACGTGGCCCGCATCCCCTGCGAGAACTGCGGGCACATCAACGAAGTGGAAGTATGGACGGACGATGCCGGGGCGGCGGACTTTTCGGGGTTTGCCTGCGAAAATTGCGGGCACTGGAATGGTCCCGGCTAGGCCGACCGGTTCGTGGGCATGGGGCGACAGCAGCGGGCGGGCCTGCCGCGCCTACACCGTCCCGCGTCGCAAGGCTGTTCAGGGCCGTTCCTTTCACCCATTCTTCGCGTTCGCCCTTCCCGTCCGCCCGCCTTTCCCGTCCGCCTTTCCCGTCCGCCTCATCAGGGCATGGTTACCTCGCGGTTGTACTCACGCACGGCCTTGTCGATCTTGCCCTGGATGTGCTCGATGTCCGCGCGGGCGCGGCGTACGTACGCGTCGACGCAGGCCCGGTAGGCGCCCATCTTCTGGCGGTACATATCCCATTCCCAGGCCTTGTCCCCCGCAAAGGGGCGCATGGGTGAGGTGCACTGCGCATCGGGGTATTCGCCCCCCGGCAGTTGCGTGGTTTCTGCCCGTGCCGATGCGGGCAGCGCGCCTGCAAGCACGGCGCACAGGGCCAGGCACGTCAGGGCAGCACGGGTTCGGACCAGGCATGTATGGGCCAGACACGTATGAGCCACCGCAACCCGGCGGCGCGCGGTGTTCCGGTCATGCCGGGCGGGCCTGGGGCGCTCCGTGTCATGAGCGCCGCAAGTGAGCCCGGCCAGACCGGCCGTCATGTCGCTTGTCATCAATTCGTCGTTTCTCATGGCCTTCTCCTGCCGTGCCCCGTGAATGTCGGGGGCCGGACTTTCCCGCAGATTCCGGCAAAAGACCTGCCTCTGTCAATGCGGCAGGGTCTCTGTCCTACCCCGCGGCGCCTGATGGGTCCCCCCTGTCTCATCCAGGTCATGAGCGCCGTTCCTCCTGCCTCTTTCCGCTGGCACCGATCTTGCTCATTCCAGCCCCAGACACGGGAAGGGAAATTTCTGCACGACGGAGGCGGGCGTGGCCATAGATGGCATTTTCAACAATCTCGGCAGCATGATGGTCGTCCACCGTTCCACGGGGCAGGGCGCCGATGCAGGACGCACCGCGTCCGGGTCCGAGCAGGCGCAGGCGGCGGACGGCAACCTTGCCCGTCTGACCGACAGTGCCAGCCTTTCCGCGCTGAATCCCAAGCTGCGCTCCACATTGGAAGATATTTCCGAGCGTGGCGGCAATGTGCTGGAAACGCTGGAGCAGAACGTCGCGGACCTGCAAGAGGGGTTTCTGGATACCCTTTCCGACCGGCTGGATGCCGCCGGGGTGACGCTGGACGAAAAGTTGACCCTGTCCCAGGATGATGACGGGGCGCTGTCCGTGCTGGGCGACCACCCGGACAAGGCGCGCATAGAGCAGGCCCTGACCGATGCGCCGGAGCTTTCCTCTGTCTTTGGCGAACTGGCCTCGCAGTCGGAACTGATCCGCGACATCCGCAGCCTGCGCCGGGTGGTTACCACGCGCGTGGGGGCTGCCGCCTACGATGCGGTGGACGCGGCCACGACCGATACGGCCGAGACGGCATCTTCCGCTTACCGGGTCAGCCTGAAGGGGGCCATGTCGCACTTCTACTTCGGCAGAAACACCTAGCCCCCCTGGCCTGCGGGCTGCCCGTAGATGCCGTGTCCGCTGGCCTGCGCCGGTTGCCGCCACGCATCCCTGTAAT
It contains:
- a CDS encoding L-lactate permease, whose amino-acid sequence is MDYLQLAAALAPIVWLIFSLVVLKLPAYRTCALTLVCTLALAVFGWWKMPAVMALSAALEGAAMALWPIMIVIIAAVFTYNLARHTGSMDVITRMLSSITTDKRLLVLIVAWGFGGFLEGVAGYGTAVAIPASILAAMGFQPMFAAVICLVANTVPTAFGAIGIPIVTMAGVTGLPVETISYYTALQLFVFIVLITYLLVILTSGFKGIKGVFWATLVSGLAFAFPQLYTAKYMGAELPCLIGSVCSMIATIVWARLFHRDTAAAVAPIPTAEKVKAWLPYILVFAFIILCSNLFPAIRDTLGSVKTTVRIYGDNPFTFKWIATPGALIIIATYIGGMIQGVKVREITGVLGSTAKKLVYSGITVVSIVALAKVMATSGMINTIAIAVADSTSSYFPFISPLLGALGTFVTGSDTSSNVLFGQLQMEVANRISIDSAWIVSASAAGATAGKMISPQSIAVATAATGLTGYEGRIMNRTLAVCVGYVLVLGTLVYVAIPYLYLL
- the greA gene encoding transcription elongation factor GreA yields the protein MSSIPISTEGYDRLMKELERLKSERPAIIQAIKEAREEGDLKENAGYDAARERQGMLEARISYIESRMAQFNVINLDSLSGDKVMFGATVEIEDLDSGESKRYTLLGPDEADYSQGSISILSPVARALLGKEEGDEIVVDAPRGRISYEIVSIAFEGARR
- the phoU gene encoding phosphate signaling complex protein PhoU, producing the protein MAPARNLTTDRLDALRHKLLAMLATVEQAIDSCIEAYCQRDEARAWSVASHDHAINEMETCIDEMGMRLLAREGPLAQDLRTVLATMRIANDIERMADEAANIAERTMPLVALPPLPFDGDFKEYVPLVRNMVHQAVQCVVDMDADRGRRLAELDEGVDCGLRQLTLKVVQYMKANPEKIEAALSFLIICRRLERIGDLSTNIGESVFFAVRGVNAKHSHFEDDDEA